One segment of Mus caroli chromosome 6, CAROLI_EIJ_v1.1, whole genome shotgun sequence DNA contains the following:
- the LOC115031291 gene encoding atherin-like yields the protein MMEHALNPSIQEAQKAFRYPHQGSGKPRSRTLQLYSEILPVKSKTRARQPLDTIARSSAPRARVEEPQPGSQSKGPRSPPDAERSAKPLRSPTLECWGTTLLHPATDAQTHPPRRRPASPPRLPPKARGSPARCNVGERHPALPSPPRPFLPPQLSLRPPPTVHPSNSAARAQAVPLKARATYVGRSRRDHAQIPPISGPLPRPLARELPLEASPSGLPSLSPLVR from the coding sequence CCTTCCGCTACCCGCACCAAGGATCCGGGAAACCAAGGAGTCGGACACTTCAACTCTATTCAGAAATCCTGCCCGTAAAGAGCAAGACCAGAGCTAGACAGCCCCTGGACACCATTGCTCGTTCAAGTGCCCCAAGGGCCCGAGTAGAGGAGCCCCAGCCAGGGTCACAGTCTAAGGGCCCACGCAGCCCACCAGACGCAGAGCGCTCTGCAAAGCCGCTGAGAAGCCCGACCCTAGAATGCTGGGGCACTACGCTTCTCCACCCCGCCACGGACGCGCAGACCCACCCACCCCGCCGCCGTCCTGCTTCACCTCCCCGGCTGCCTCCGAAAGCGCGCGGGAGTCCAGCGCGCTGCAACGTGGGCGAACGCCACCCCGCACTCCCTTCTCCCCCTCGTCCCTTCCTCCCGCCTCAGCTTAGCCTGCGGCCACCGCCTACAGTGCACCCATCCAACTCCGCCGCTCGCGCCCAAGCTGTCCCCCTCAAGGCGCGCGCAACTTATGTAGGCCGCTCACGGCGCGACCACGCCCAAATACCGCCTATTTCCGGTCCTCTGCCCCGCCCTCTAGCACGCGAGCTCCCCTTGGAGGCTTCGCCTTCcggtctcccctccctctcccctctcgtGCGCTAG